From the Roseateles sp. XES5 genome, one window contains:
- a CDS encoding LysR family transcriptional regulator — MTRPDLNLLVTLDVLLAEGSVARAARRLRLSPSAMSRALARLREATGDPLLVRAGRGLVPTPRAAELRGDVGRVLREAEALLRPMEILDLARLERTFTLRNREGFVDTFGPALLARVARDAPRVRLRFVSKPDKESTPLRDGSVDLETGVIGDTTGPEVMTQALFRDRFVGVVREGHPLLDSPMTAERYAAGTHVVVSRRQRDSGPADEALGRLGLARTIAVTVASFSEALTLARGSDLIAQVSERSTARLREGMATFDLPFDLPAYTISMLWHPRMDADPAHRWLRTCLRAVCTGKAGDFPVEQC; from the coding sequence ATGACCCGTCCGGATCTCAATCTTCTCGTCACGCTCGACGTGCTTCTTGCCGAGGGCAGCGTCGCGCGCGCGGCACGACGTCTGCGGCTCAGCCCCTCGGCAATGAGCCGAGCCCTGGCGCGTCTGCGCGAGGCGACCGGTGATCCGTTGCTGGTGCGCGCCGGGCGCGGACTGGTGCCGACGCCGCGGGCGGCGGAGCTGCGCGGGGATGTCGGGCGCGTGCTGCGGGAGGCCGAGGCGCTGCTTCGGCCGATGGAGATCCTTGACCTTGCGCGCCTCGAGCGCACCTTCACCCTGCGCAACCGCGAGGGTTTCGTCGATACGTTCGGACCGGCGCTGCTGGCGCGCGTCGCCCGGGATGCGCCACGGGTGCGGCTACGCTTCGTGTCCAAGCCGGACAAGGAAAGCACGCCGCTGCGCGATGGCTCGGTGGATCTGGAAACCGGCGTGATCGGCGACACGACCGGGCCGGAGGTGATGACACAGGCGCTTTTCCGTGATCGCTTCGTCGGCGTCGTGCGCGAGGGTCATCCGCTGCTGGACAGCCCGATGACGGCGGAGCGCTATGCGGCCGGCACCCATGTCGTCGTCTCGCGCCGCCAGCGCGATTCTGGTCCGGCGGACGAGGCGCTCGGTCGTCTCGGTCTTGCGCGCACCATTGCCGTCACGGTCGCAAGCTTTTCCGAGGCGCTGACGCTCGCCCGTGGCTCGGACCTGATCGCCCAGGTTTCCGAACGGTCGACGGCGCGGCTGCGCGAAGGCATGGCGACCTTCGATCTGCCGTTCGATCTGCCGGCCTATACCATCTCCATGCTCTGGCACCCGCGCATGGACGCCGATCCGGCGCATCGCTGGCTGCGGACATGCCTGCGCGCGGTCTGCACCGGCAAGGCAGGTGACTTTCCGGTGGAACAATGCTAA